A single genomic interval of Streptomyces sp. NBC_00663 harbors:
- a CDS encoding LVIVD repeat-containing protein has protein sequence MILKDPRTRHRRLGVVAAAAGLLAALLTAVPAAATPDPGDGTAASGTEVSRSTEAQVRAAMADGEIPGQNEVVHSDNIEHLTNIPKDALPGTNSDLAFQGRYAFAGNYDGFRILDISNPKAPRTVAQVLCPGSQNDISVSGDLLFLSTDSSRSDSSCNSTTQPATEKSSWEGMKVFDISDKTNPKYVAAVETACGSHTHTLVPERKNVYIYVSSYSPNASYPDCQPPHDGISVIKVPRSAPEKAAVVGFPVLFPGEGPDGGGNPGAPTNPGVSKTTGCHDITVLPSKDLAAGACMGDGILFSIADPEHPKVIDQVQDNVNFAFWHSATFNQKANKVVFTDELGGGGAATCNATVGANRGADGIYDIVGKGDKRQLVFRSYFKIPRHQADTENCVAHNGSLIPVKGKDIMVQAWYQGGVSVWEFTDSSKPREIGYFERGPLTTDTLTVGGAWSAYYYNGYIYSNDIAKGFDVLKLSDRRTDPAQWVRLKELNTQTQPDYFD, from the coding sequence GTGATCCTGAAAGATCCCCGAACCCGACACAGACGTCTGGGAGTTGTCGCCGCCGCGGCCGGACTCCTCGCCGCCCTGCTGACGGCCGTACCGGCCGCAGCGACCCCCGACCCCGGGGACGGCACGGCGGCGTCCGGCACGGAGGTGTCCCGGAGCACCGAGGCCCAGGTGCGGGCCGCGATGGCCGACGGCGAGATACCCGGCCAGAACGAGGTCGTCCACTCCGACAACATCGAGCACCTGACCAACATCCCCAAGGACGCGCTGCCCGGCACCAATTCGGACCTCGCCTTCCAGGGCAGATACGCCTTCGCCGGCAACTACGACGGCTTCCGCATCCTCGACATCAGCAACCCGAAGGCGCCGAGGACGGTCGCCCAGGTGCTGTGCCCCGGCTCGCAGAACGACATCTCCGTCTCCGGCGACCTGCTCTTCCTCTCCACCGACTCCTCGCGCAGCGACAGCAGTTGCAACAGCACCACGCAGCCCGCGACCGAGAAGTCCTCCTGGGAGGGCATGAAGGTCTTCGACATCAGCGACAAGACCAACCCCAAGTACGTCGCCGCCGTCGAGACCGCCTGCGGCTCGCACACCCACACGCTGGTGCCCGAGCGCAAGAACGTCTACATCTACGTCTCCTCGTACTCACCGAACGCCTCCTACCCCGACTGCCAGCCCCCGCACGACGGCATCTCCGTCATCAAGGTGCCGCGGAGCGCGCCCGAGAAGGCGGCGGTCGTCGGCTTCCCGGTGCTGTTCCCCGGTGAGGGGCCGGACGGCGGCGGCAACCCGGGCGCGCCCACCAACCCGGGCGTCTCCAAGACCACCGGCTGCCACGACATCACGGTCCTGCCCTCGAAGGACCTGGCCGCGGGCGCCTGCATGGGTGACGGCATCCTGTTCTCCATCGCGGACCCGGAGCACCCGAAGGTCATCGACCAGGTGCAGGACAACGTGAACTTCGCGTTCTGGCACTCGGCGACCTTCAACCAGAAGGCCAACAAGGTCGTCTTCACCGACGAGTTGGGCGGCGGCGGCGCCGCCACCTGCAATGCGACGGTCGGTGCGAACCGCGGCGCCGACGGCATCTACGACATCGTCGGCAAGGGTGACAAGCGTCAGCTCGTCTTCCGCAGCTACTTCAAGATCCCGCGCCACCAGGCCGACACCGAGAACTGCGTCGCCCACAACGGCTCGCTCATCCCGGTCAAGGGCAAGGACATCATGGTCCAGGCCTGGTACCAGGGCGGCGTCTCCGTCTGGGAGTTCACCGACTCCTCCAAGCCCAGGGAGATCGGTTACTTCGAGCGCGGCCCGCTGACCACCGACACGCTCACCGTCGGCGGTGCCTGGTCGGCGTACTACTACAACGGCTACATCTACTCCAACGACATCGCCAAGGGCTTCGACGTCCTGAAGCTGAGCGACCGGCGCACCGACCCCGCCCAGTGGGTCCGGCTGAAGGAGCTCAACACCCAGACGCAGCCCGACTACTTCGACTGA
- a CDS encoding DUF305 domain-containing protein translates to MLGLGGCDSGADPKSAAATGPSVIAPGAPGEANRTLSAEEAADQRAEDDSPNTADVSYARMMIVHHTQALEMTELAPDRAESTKVKKLAERIAAAQGPEIDAMESWLTSYDKDTKDATHEHAAMPGMATEAQLKKLRAAKGKAFDQLFLTLMITHHEGALTMATDVKGQGNNIRIEEMADDVVAQQTSEISRMRDML, encoded by the coding sequence ATGCTCGGCCTCGGGGGCTGCGACTCCGGCGCGGACCCCAAGTCAGCCGCGGCGACCGGCCCTTCGGTGATCGCACCCGGCGCTCCCGGCGAGGCGAACCGGACCCTGTCCGCCGAGGAGGCCGCGGATCAGCGCGCCGAGGACGACTCCCCCAACACGGCGGACGTCTCGTACGCCCGGATGATGATCGTGCACCACACCCAGGCCCTGGAGATGACCGAACTCGCCCCGGACCGCGCCGAGTCGACGAAGGTCAAGAAGCTCGCCGAGCGCATCGCGGCGGCCCAGGGGCCGGAGATCGACGCCATGGAGAGCTGGCTGACCTCGTACGACAAGGACACGAAGGACGCGACGCACGAACACGCCGCGATGCCGGGCATGGCCACCGAGGCACAGCTGAAGAAGCTCAGGGCGGCCAAGGGGAAGGCCTTCGACCAGCTCTTCCTCACTCTGATGATCACGCATCACGAAGGGGCGCTCACCATGGCCACGGACGTGAAGGGGCAGGGCAACAACATCCGCATCGAGGAGATGGCCGACGACGTGGTCGCCCAGCAGACGAGCGAGATCTCCCGGATGCGGGACATGCTGTAA
- a CDS encoding NADH:flavin oxidoreductase/NADH oxidase: MSALFEPYTLRDVTIPNRVWMPPMCQYSAAPEGPEAGAPNDWHFAHYAARAAGGTGLVIVEATGVSPEGRISPYDLGIWNDTQVEAFRRITRFLVSQGTVPGIQLAHAGRKASTERPWKGGAPIGTEGGGWQPLGPSPVAFDERHPAPAELTAAQIREVVGQFADAARRALAAGFEIAEIHGAHGYLIGNFLSPHSNHRTDAYGGSYENRTRFALEVVDAVREVWPDDKPLFFRISATDWLEEGGWTPDDTVRFAADLQAHGIDLLDVSTGGNASGVRMPIGPGYQVPFAARVKAETRLPVAAVGLITEPWQAEKILVNGEADAVLLGRELLRNPSWARQAARELGGDVHVPDQYHRSV, translated from the coding sequence GTGAGTGCACTCTTCGAGCCCTACACCCTGCGCGACGTGACGATCCCGAACCGGGTGTGGATGCCGCCGATGTGCCAGTACTCCGCGGCACCCGAGGGCCCTGAGGCCGGGGCGCCCAACGACTGGCACTTCGCGCACTACGCGGCGCGCGCGGCCGGCGGTACGGGCCTGGTCATCGTCGAGGCCACGGGTGTGAGCCCCGAGGGCCGGATCTCGCCGTACGACCTCGGCATCTGGAACGACACCCAGGTCGAGGCCTTCCGCCGGATCACCCGCTTCCTGGTGAGCCAGGGCACGGTCCCGGGCATCCAGCTCGCACACGCCGGACGCAAGGCCTCGACGGAGCGGCCCTGGAAGGGCGGCGCGCCGATCGGCACCGAGGGCGGCGGCTGGCAGCCGCTCGGGCCGAGCCCGGTGGCGTTCGACGAGCGGCACCCGGCACCGGCCGAGCTGACAGCCGCCCAGATCCGGGAGGTGGTCGGCCAGTTCGCGGACGCGGCCCGCCGCGCCCTCGCCGCCGGCTTCGAGATCGCCGAAATCCATGGCGCCCACGGCTATTTGATCGGCAACTTCCTCTCCCCGCACTCCAACCATCGCACCGACGCCTACGGCGGCTCGTACGAGAACCGCACCCGCTTCGCGCTCGAAGTCGTGGACGCCGTACGGGAGGTGTGGCCGGACGACAAGCCGCTGTTCTTCCGTATCTCGGCCACGGACTGGCTGGAGGAGGGTGGCTGGACACCGGACGACACCGTCCGCTTCGCCGCCGATCTCCAGGCCCACGGCATCGACCTCCTGGACGTCTCCACCGGCGGCAACGCCTCCGGCGTCCGGATGCCGATCGGCCCCGGTTACCAGGTGCCGTTCGCGGCCCGGGTCAAGGCCGAGACCAGGCTCCCGGTCGCTGCGGTCGGCCTGATCACCGAGCCCTGGCAGGCCGAGAAGATCCTGGTCAACGGCGAGGCGGACGCCGTGCTCCTCGGCCGTGAGCTGCTGCGCAACCCGTCCTGGGCGCGCCAGGCCGCGCGGGAGCTGGGCGGGGACGTGCATGTGCCGGACCAGTACCACCGGTCGGTCTGA
- a CDS encoding HAD family hydrolase — MIAVLFDFSGTLFRIESTESWLRGGLAEAGIVLDEREVVGTARALEVAGALPGGAAPVRLPEDVAGVWEVRDESAELHRAAYTGLSRHVTLPDPALHDRLYERHMSPAAWQPYPDAGKVLRALRERGIAIGVVSNIGWDLRPVFREHGLDPYIDAYVLSYEHGVQKPDTRLFAAACAHLGSDPRRTLMVGDDRRADGGAAALGCAVHFVDHLPVSERPDGLLPVLELVDGAGTAPAAG, encoded by the coding sequence ATGATCGCCGTGCTGTTCGACTTCTCCGGGACCCTCTTCCGTATCGAGTCCACCGAATCATGGCTGCGGGGCGGGCTCGCCGAGGCCGGGATCGTGCTGGACGAGCGGGAGGTCGTCGGGACGGCTCGGGCGCTGGAGGTGGCGGGAGCGTTGCCCGGTGGGGCGGCGCCGGTGCGGTTGCCCGAGGACGTGGCCGGGGTGTGGGAGGTGCGGGACGAGAGTGCCGAGCTGCACCGGGCGGCGTACACCGGGCTGTCGCGGCACGTCACGCTGCCGGATCCGGCGCTGCACGACCGGCTCTACGAGCGGCACATGTCCCCGGCCGCCTGGCAGCCCTACCCCGACGCGGGAAAGGTGCTGCGGGCGCTGCGCGAGCGCGGGATCGCCATCGGGGTCGTCAGCAACATCGGCTGGGATCTGCGGCCGGTGTTCCGCGAGCACGGCCTGGATCCGTATATCGACGCGTATGTCCTGTCGTACGAGCACGGCGTCCAGAAGCCGGACACCAGGCTCTTCGCCGCCGCCTGCGCCCACCTCGGGTCCGACCCGCGCCGCACGCTCATGGTCGGAGACGACCGGCGGGCCGACGGCGGGGCCGCCGCACTGGGGTGCGCGGTGCACTTCGTGGACCATCTGCCGGTCAGCGAGCGACCGGACGGGCTGCTGCCGGTGCTGGAGCTGGTGGACGGGGCCGGAACGGCTCCCGCGGCCGGCTGA
- a CDS encoding FAD-dependent oxidoreductase: MLRVAVVGSGPSGCYTAQSLVQLHPSVHVDVLDRLPCPYGLVRYGVAPDHEKIKSLQNNLRTVLEHERVRFLGGVRIGADGVPTARLRELYHAVVYCVGAATDRHLGIPGEELPGSFSATQFVSWYSAHPDAVDDDFVRAARSAVVIGVGNVAVDVARMLARGAAELSPTDMPQPALTALAASRVTDVHMVGRRGPSQARFTTKELRELGSLPEADVTVDAQELALDPAYLDPAALPAAQRRNVEVLRSWAQSPPTGSPRRIHVRFFLRPVELLSEAGRVGAVRFERTLPDGRGGVTGTGQYEDIEAQLVLRSVGYRGIPLEGLPFDAQNGTVPHLAGRVLRGGVVAPGEYVAGWIKRGPTGVIGTNRPCAKETVTSLLEDADRLVREERPGDPLAALRADGIKPVEWSGWCAIEQAEAALGASLGRAVVKLPDWGSLMSAARGQGS; this comes from the coding sequence GTGCTTCGTGTCGCCGTCGTCGGCTCCGGGCCGAGCGGGTGCTACACCGCCCAGAGCCTCGTCCAACTGCACCCCTCGGTCCATGTCGACGTCCTGGACCGTCTGCCGTGCCCGTACGGGCTCGTCCGCTACGGCGTGGCACCCGACCACGAGAAGATCAAGTCCCTCCAGAACAATCTGCGCACGGTCCTGGAGCACGAGCGGGTGCGCTTCCTCGGCGGTGTCCGGATCGGCGCCGACGGAGTGCCGACCGCCCGCCTGCGGGAGCTCTACCACGCCGTCGTGTACTGCGTGGGCGCCGCCACCGACCGGCACCTCGGCATCCCCGGCGAGGAGCTGCCGGGGAGCTTCTCGGCCACCCAGTTCGTGTCCTGGTACAGCGCCCATCCGGACGCCGTGGACGACGACTTCGTCCGCGCGGCCCGCTCGGCGGTGGTGATCGGCGTCGGGAACGTCGCGGTCGACGTGGCACGGATGCTGGCTCGCGGCGCCGCAGAGCTGAGCCCCACGGACATGCCCCAGCCGGCGCTCACGGCGCTGGCCGCGAGCCGGGTGACGGACGTCCACATGGTGGGCCGCCGAGGCCCGTCCCAGGCCCGCTTCACCACCAAGGAGCTGCGCGAGCTGGGCAGCCTCCCGGAGGCGGACGTCACCGTGGATGCGCAGGAGTTGGCCCTCGATCCGGCCTACCTGGACCCCGCGGCCCTGCCCGCCGCCCAGCGCCGCAACGTGGAGGTGTTGCGGAGTTGGGCCCAGTCGCCGCCGACAGGGAGTCCGCGCCGCATCCACGTGCGCTTCTTCCTCCGCCCGGTCGAACTCCTATCCGAGGCGGGGCGCGTGGGCGCGGTGCGCTTCGAGCGGACGCTGCCGGACGGCCGGGGCGGGGTTACCGGCACCGGTCAATACGAGGACATCGAGGCCCAGTTGGTGCTGCGCTCGGTGGGTTACCGCGGAATCCCCCTGGAGGGCCTGCCGTTCGACGCGCAGAACGGCACGGTCCCCCATCTCGCCGGCCGCGTCCTGCGCGGGGGCGTGGTGGCGCCGGGCGAGTACGTGGCCGGCTGGATCAAGCGGGGCCCGACGGGAGTCATCGGCACGAACCGGCCGTGCGCGAAGGAGACGGTGACGTCGCTGCTGGAGGACGCCGACAGGCTCGTACGGGAAGAGCGCCCGGGTGATCCCCTCGCGGCATTGCGGGCGGACGGGATCAAGCCGGTCGAATGGTCGGGTTGGTGCGCCATCGAACAGGCGGAGGCGGCACTCGGGGCATCGCTGGGACGGGCAGTGGTGAAACTCCCCGACTGGGGTTCACTGATGAGCGCCGCACGCGGCCAAGGCTCTTAG
- a CDS encoding phosphatase PAP2 family protein — translation MHTPPVDAPPSPPDHRLAVRAALVLAVCSVLLITLVAVRWHPLMSLDGDIADTTHRWAVDEPGLTHVFRIFTDWVWDPWTMRLLCAVVVVWLVWRRAAWWTAGWLAVTCALGTAVQQSLKAAVDRPRPVWPDPVDTARYAAYPSGHVLTATVVLGLLLWLLHHYGAGRALRHTALAVSVVSVLGVGLTRVWLGVHWTSDVLGGWLLGALIVTLAVLVHARRQA, via the coding sequence ATGCACACCCCGCCCGTCGACGCCCCGCCCAGCCCGCCGGACCATCGCCTCGCCGTCCGCGCGGCCCTCGTCCTCGCCGTGTGCTCCGTGCTGCTGATCACGCTGGTCGCGGTCCGCTGGCACCCGCTGATGAGCCTCGACGGCGACATCGCGGACACGACCCATCGGTGGGCGGTCGACGAACCCGGGCTGACTCACGTGTTCCGGATCTTCACGGACTGGGTGTGGGACCCGTGGACGATGCGGTTGCTGTGCGCGGTGGTCGTGGTGTGGCTGGTGTGGCGGCGGGCGGCGTGGTGGACGGCGGGGTGGCTGGCGGTCACGTGCGCGCTCGGCACGGCCGTCCAGCAGTCCCTCAAGGCAGCGGTGGACCGCCCCCGGCCGGTCTGGCCGGACCCGGTCGACACGGCCCGTTACGCGGCCTACCCGTCGGGCCACGTCCTGACGGCCACGGTCGTCCTGGGCCTCCTCCTGTGGCTCCTGCACCACTACGGCGCCGGCCGCGCCCTGCGGCACACCGCCCTCGCCGTCTCCGTCGTCTCCGTCCTCGGCGTCGGCCTCACCCGCGTCTGGCTCGGCGTCCACTGGACCTCGGACGTCCTCGGCGGCTGGCTGCTGGGCGCGCTGATCGTGACGCTGGCGGTACTGGTCCACGCGCGCCGACAGGCATGA
- a CDS encoding nucleobase:cation symporter-2 family protein yields MTQTAPAHPVDEVPPARHLLAFGLQHVLAMYAGAVAVPLIVGSAMKLSPADLAYLITADLLVCGIATLIQCVGFWRFGVRLPIMQGCTFAAVSPMVLIGTTGGGLPAIYGSVIVAGLAIMLLAPVFGRLLRFFPPLVTGTVILIIGLSLLPVAGNWAAGGAGSTDFGEPKNLGLALFVLLVVLGVQRFAPAFLSRIAVLIGIVVGLAVAVPFGFTDFDGVGGADWLGISTPFHFGAPTFEASAIASMLVVALVTMTETTGDLIAVGEMTDRKVEPRTLADGLRADGLSTVLGGVFNTFPYTAYAQNVGLVGMTRVRSRWVVAAAGGILVLLGLLPKLGAVVAAIPAPVLGGAGLVMFGTVAASGLRTLATVDFKGNNNLTVVAVSVAMGMLPVGVPTVYEKFPDWFQTVMNSGISAGCLTAIVLNLLFNHLPSKAGSAEADGLAVGGAEKDVEQPREEVV; encoded by the coding sequence ATGACGCAAACCGCACCCGCGCACCCTGTCGACGAAGTCCCACCCGCCCGCCACCTCCTCGCCTTCGGCCTCCAACACGTACTCGCCATGTACGCCGGCGCCGTGGCCGTCCCCCTGATCGTCGGCAGCGCGATGAAACTGTCGCCCGCGGATCTTGCCTACCTGATCACCGCCGACCTCCTGGTCTGCGGTATCGCCACCCTGATCCAGTGCGTCGGCTTCTGGCGCTTCGGCGTGCGCCTGCCGATCATGCAGGGCTGTACGTTCGCCGCCGTCTCCCCGATGGTGCTGATCGGCACGACCGGCGGCGGCCTCCCCGCGATCTACGGTTCCGTCATCGTCGCGGGGCTCGCCATCATGCTGCTCGCGCCGGTCTTCGGCAGGCTCCTCCGGTTCTTCCCGCCGCTCGTCACGGGCACCGTGATCCTGATCATCGGCCTGTCGCTGCTGCCGGTCGCGGGCAACTGGGCCGCGGGCGGGGCCGGTTCGACGGACTTCGGAGAGCCGAAGAACCTGGGACTGGCCCTCTTCGTGCTCCTCGTGGTGCTGGGTGTGCAGCGGTTCGCGCCCGCGTTCCTGAGCCGGATCGCCGTACTGATCGGCATCGTCGTGGGACTGGCGGTGGCCGTGCCGTTCGGGTTCACGGACTTCGACGGTGTCGGCGGCGCGGACTGGCTCGGGATCAGTACGCCGTTCCACTTCGGAGCGCCCACCTTCGAGGCCTCGGCGATCGCGTCGATGCTGGTGGTGGCACTGGTGACGATGACCGAGACGACCGGTGACCTGATCGCGGTCGGCGAGATGACCGACCGCAAGGTAGAGCCGCGCACCCTCGCGGACGGCCTGCGCGCCGACGGCCTGTCGACCGTCCTCGGCGGCGTCTTCAACACCTTCCCCTACACGGCGTACGCCCAGAACGTCGGCCTCGTCGGCATGACCCGCGTCCGCAGCCGCTGGGTCGTGGCCGCGGCGGGCGGCATCCTCGTACTGCTGGGTCTGCTGCCCAAGCTGGGCGCGGTGGTCGCGGCGATACCGGCGCCGGTGCTCGGTGGTGCGGGGCTGGTGATGTTCGGGACGGTGGCCGCGAGCGGCCTCAGGACTCTCGCGACCGTCGACTTCAAGGGCAACAACAACCTGACGGTGGTGGCCGTCTCGGTGGCGATGGGCATGCTGCCGGTCGGGGTGCCGACGGTGTACGAGAAGTTCCCGGACTGGTTCCAGACGGTGATGAACAGCGGCATCAGCGCGGGCTGTCTGACGGCGATCGTGCTGAACCTGCTCTTCAACCACCTCCCCTCGAAGGCGGGTTCAGCCGAGGCGGACGGCCTGGCGGTCGGCGGCGCCGAGAAGGACGTCGAGCAGCCCCGGGAAGAGGTCGTCTAG
- a CDS encoding DUF5134 domain-containing protein codes for MHGPASPGWLLVALCAATGAYCLLRMRSDVEEQRRAAGGEALMGFGMAAMAVPAAVFTPPSWAWTGYAAVFGAAALRALWAARTSAHHLHHLVGASAMVYMAVVMAASPAHHGGGSGIPVLTGVLLLYFVGYVLLSGVRLVPVTAGGGALGWGDRPEVARACRLSMGIAMVAMLATL; via the coding sequence GTGCACGGACCGGCTTCGCCCGGCTGGCTCCTGGTCGCGCTGTGTGCGGCGACCGGGGCCTACTGCCTGCTGCGGATGCGCAGCGATGTCGAGGAGCAGCGCCGCGCGGCGGGCGGTGAGGCGCTCATGGGCTTCGGTATGGCCGCGATGGCCGTCCCCGCCGCGGTGTTCACCCCGCCGTCCTGGGCGTGGACGGGGTACGCGGCCGTGTTCGGGGCGGCGGCCCTGCGCGCCCTGTGGGCGGCACGGACCAGCGCCCATCATCTGCATCACCTGGTGGGGGCCTCGGCGATGGTCTACATGGCGGTCGTGATGGCGGCGTCCCCCGCACATCACGGCGGCGGTTCCGGGATCCCCGTGCTGACGGGCGTGCTGCTCCTGTACTTCGTGGGCTATGTGCTGCTCTCCGGCGTCCGGCTGGTGCCGGTCACGGCCGGGGGCGGGGCGCTGGGCTGGGGCGACCGGCCGGAGGTGGCGCGGGCGTGCCGACTGTCGATGGGGATCGCGATGGTGGCGATGCTGGCGACGCTGTGA
- a CDS encoding TetR/AcrR family transcriptional regulator: MSPRSASVNEELRRRSRERLLQAAVEVVSEHGYEATTLGDITDRAGSARGLVSYYFPGKRQLVQSAVHRLMHRTLEEALEREPRTEDGRERMARAIDAILGLARDRPVLMRQHMAGLLQAEGFMPCPEQRRLAELLRDTVARHGSPDPDADYPMLRALLMGSVYAALVPGVPMPLPVLRAELFKRYRLDWELGVPPDTETASGGTGDADLSRFFATGAVEDHGGDGQSK; encoded by the coding sequence ATGTCCCCGCGCAGCGCCTCGGTCAATGAAGAATTGCGGCGGCGATCCCGCGAGCGGCTGTTGCAGGCGGCGGTCGAGGTGGTCAGCGAGCACGGATACGAGGCGACGACCCTCGGCGACATCACCGACCGGGCCGGTTCGGCACGGGGGCTGGTGTCCTACTACTTCCCCGGAAAACGCCAGCTGGTGCAGTCCGCGGTGCACCGGCTGATGCACCGCACGCTGGAGGAGGCGCTGGAGCGGGAGCCGCGCACCGAGGACGGCCGGGAGCGGATGGCGCGGGCCATCGACGCGATCCTGGGCCTGGCCCGGGACCGGCCCGTACTGATGCGCCAGCACATGGCGGGGCTGCTACAGGCCGAGGGATTCATGCCGTGCCCGGAACAGCGGCGCCTGGCCGAACTTCTGCGGGACACCGTCGCACGCCACGGCTCGCCGGATCCCGACGCCGACTACCCCATGCTGCGGGCCCTGTTGATGGGCTCGGTGTACGCCGCGCTGGTGCCGGGCGTGCCGATGCCGCTGCCGGTGCTCCGCGCCGAATTGTTCAAACGCTACCGGCTGGACTGGGAGTTGGGCGTTCCGCCGGACACCGAGACGGCGTCCGGCGGAACGGGTGACGCTGATCTGTCACGCTTCTTCGCGACCGGGGCCGTGGAGGACCACGGCGGCGACGGTCAGTCGAAGTAG
- a CDS encoding ArsR/SmtB family transcription factor: MTSPAVSSRDLPHPARDDIRLEPILHALSDPMRLAIVCELATVGDELTCSQFALPVTKSTTTHHFRVLREAGVIRQIYRGTAKMNGLRRDDLDDLFPGLLDVLLGAADRQAVRLG; encoded by the coding sequence GTGACCTCGCCCGCTGTGAGCAGCCGTGACCTCCCGCATCCGGCCCGGGACGACATCCGGCTGGAGCCGATCCTGCACGCGCTCTCCGACCCGATGCGCCTCGCCATCGTGTGTGAGCTCGCCACCGTCGGTGACGAGCTCACGTGTTCGCAGTTCGCGCTGCCCGTCACCAAGTCCACCACCACGCACCACTTCCGGGTGCTGCGCGAGGCGGGCGTGATCCGGCAGATCTACCGGGGCACGGCCAAGATGAACGGCCTGCGCCGGGACGACCTAGACGACCTCTTCCCGGGGCTGCTCGACGTCCTTCTCGGCGCCGCCGACCGCCAGGCCGTCCGCCTCGGCTGA
- a CDS encoding M56 family metallopeptidase: MMVPAALLLLGALAAVAAPRLLARAGWPDREPVVALWVWQCVVAAVLLCCALSMTLSAAAAWQAVRGQVFAPAPHSVVEAYALGAGGAWAATLAVTLALGGVWTAAMLVREVVRARARRRLRRTELLVRAPLLPGEEGSTGRLVVLEGERPDAWWLPGAAPQLVVTTAALRRLKGRQLDALLAHEEGHAQARHDWLLHCSSALAGGFPQVPVFAAFRAEMHRLVELAADDMASRRFGRLTTALALVELNEDRGVFGPAPTPQAHVPQRVHRLLTPRDRLTVTRRLGLTATAALVPMVPLLVAFVPGLRALGWGG, encoded by the coding sequence ATGATGGTCCCCGCGGCACTGTTGCTGCTCGGCGCCCTGGCCGCCGTGGCCGCTCCCCGGCTGCTCGCCCGGGCCGGCTGGCCGGACCGTGAACCGGTGGTCGCGTTGTGGGTGTGGCAGTGCGTGGTGGCGGCCGTACTCCTGTGCTGCGCCCTGTCGATGACGCTGAGCGCGGCGGCCGCCTGGCAGGCGGTGCGCGGTCAGGTCTTCGCGCCCGCGCCGCACTCGGTGGTGGAGGCCTACGCGCTCGGTGCCGGTGGCGCTTGGGCGGCGACCCTCGCGGTGACGCTGGCACTGGGCGGGGTGTGGACCGCGGCGATGCTGGTGCGGGAGGTCGTACGGGCGCGGGCGCGGCGGCGGCTGCGCAGGACCGAACTCCTGGTACGCGCCCCGCTGTTGCCCGGAGAGGAGGGAAGCACCGGACGTCTCGTGGTCCTTGAGGGCGAGCGCCCCGACGCCTGGTGGCTGCCCGGTGCGGCGCCTCAACTGGTCGTCACCACAGCCGCGTTGCGGCGACTGAAGGGTCGGCAGCTGGATGCCCTGCTGGCCCATGAGGAAGGGCACGCGCAGGCCCGGCACGACTGGCTGCTGCACTGTTCGTCGGCGCTCGCGGGCGGGTTTCCGCAGGTGCCGGTGTTCGCCGCGTTCCGGGCCGAGATGCACCGGCTCGTCGAACTCGCCGCGGACGACATGGCCTCCCGCCGCTTCGGACGGCTGACCACGGCGCTCGCCCTGGTGGAACTCAACGAGGACCGGGGCGTGTTCGGCCCCGCACCGACCCCGCAGGCCCATGTCCCGCAGCGGGTCCACCGCCTCCTCACTCCCCGGGACCGGCTCACGGTCACCCGCCGCCTGGGGCTGACGGCCACGGCGGCGCTGGTGCCGATGGTGCCGCTGTTGGTGGCGTTCGTACCGGGGTTGCGCGCGCTGGGCTGGGGCGGCTGA
- a CDS encoding DUF6214 family protein, whose translation MSVWPAWEVREDEGATSWFHVRLAFADGARVDLLAVVSEGCVSLEDVRAQPALSLDDLGVLADWIEGPLFEACGLGQVPEEGEPGVSRRARPAWPRGIEGRRLVAQEYRAAQEEGVDPVLAVMCATGHSRRKSLRMIAQARDAGYLTPRHARR comes from the coding sequence GTGTCCGTGTGGCCCGCGTGGGAAGTGCGGGAGGACGAGGGCGCGACCTCGTGGTTCCACGTCCGGCTGGCGTTCGCCGACGGCGCCCGGGTCGACCTGCTGGCCGTGGTGTCCGAAGGATGCGTCTCCCTGGAGGACGTGCGGGCCCAGCCGGCGCTCTCCCTCGACGACCTCGGGGTCCTCGCCGACTGGATCGAGGGCCCGCTCTTCGAGGCGTGCGGCCTCGGACAGGTGCCGGAGGAGGGCGAGCCGGGCGTATCACGGCGGGCCCGGCCGGCGTGGCCGCGGGGCATCGAGGGGCGCCGGCTCGTCGCGCAGGAGTACCGCGCCGCCCAGGAGGAGGGCGTGGACCCGGTGCTCGCGGTGATGTGCGCGACCGGGCACAGCCGTCGCAAGTCGCTCAGGATGATCGCGCAGGCGCGTGACGCGGGGTACCTGACACCGCGTCATGCGCGCCGCTGA